Proteins encoded within one genomic window of Chroicocephalus ridibundus chromosome 7, bChrRid1.1, whole genome shotgun sequence:
- the LOC134518404 gene encoding adenine phosphoribosyltransferase-like isoform X2, whose amino-acid sequence MDLCHVPTTREKGWYLALMAPNVKGRNYAWLDPSRLYCHPQGLQDCVGDLLQPFQGDPIDMVAGIDAMGFILGAAAAAVLQKGFLAIRKAGHLCVQTLAQPYTDYSGREKVMEVRTDAISPGVAAICIEDSEGGRWIRERYKCAHCVPPILQPRFDRHQFGWD is encoded by the exons ATGGACCTGTGCCATGTCCCCACCACCCGAGAGAAGGGCTGGTACCTGGCGCTGATGGCCCCCAACGTCAAGGGTCGCAACTACGCCTGGCTGGACCCCTCCCGGCTCTACTGCCACCCGCAA GGCCTGCAGGACTGCGTGGGCGACCTGCTGCAGCCCTTCCAGGGAGACCCCATCGACATGGTGGCCGGTATCGACGCCATGGGCTTCATCCTGG gcgctgccgccgccgccgtgctGCAGAAAGGCTTCCTGGCCATCCGCAAAGCCGGGCACCTCTGCGTGCAGACGCTGGCGCAGCCCTACACCGACTACTCGGGCCGAGAGAAGGTGATGGAGGTCCGCACTGATGCCATCTCGCCGG GTGTTGCCGCCATCTGCATCGAGGACAGCGAGGGCGGGCGGTGGATCCGGGAGCGCTACAAGTGTGCCCACTGCGTCccccccatcctgcagccccGCTTCGACCGCCACCAGTTCGGCTGGGACTGA
- the RAB34 gene encoding ras-related protein Rab-34 isoform X2, translating into MNVLAPVRRDRVIADLPPCFRKEAALHARPAFHPTVASACQEQRTGTVGFKISKIIVVGDLSVGKTCLINRFCKDTFDKNYKATIGVDFEMERFEVLGVPFSLQLWDTAGQERFKCIASTYYRGAQAIVIVFDVNDVASLEHTRQWLADALKENDPSNVILFLVGSKKDLSTPAQYSLMEKDALKVAQEMQAEYWAVSSLTGENVRDFFFRVAALTFESSVLAELERSSARKIGDTVRISSNESDLYLSAPRKKPKCCQ; encoded by the exons ATGAACGTGCTGGCTCCGGTCCGCAGGGACAGGGTCATCGCCGACCTGCCCCCG TGTTTTCGGAAGGAGGCCGCCCTGCACGCCCGCCCTGCCTTCCACCCCACGGTGGCCAGCGCTTGCCAGGAGCAGCGGACGGGCACCGTGGG gttCAAGATCTCCAAGATCATCGTGGTGGGGGACCTCTCGGTGGGGAAGACCTGCCTGATCAACCG cttttgcaAAGACACCTTCGATAAGAACTACAAGGCGACCATCGGGGTGGATTTCGAGATGGAGCGGTTCgaggtgctgggggtgccctTCAGCCTGCAGCT GTGGGACACGGCCGGCCAGGAGCGCTTCAAGTGCATCGCCTCCACCTACTACCGGGGAGCGCAAG ccatcGTCATCGTCTTCGACGTCAACGACGTGGCATCCCTGGAGCACACGCG GCAGTGGCTGGCTGATGCCCTGAAGGAGAACGACCCATCCAACGTCATCCTCTTCTTGGTGGGCTCCAAGAAGGACCTGAGC ACGCCGGCGCAGTACAGCCTGATGGAGAAGGATGCTCTGAAGGTGGCCCAGGAGATGCAGGCGGAGTATTGGGCTGTCTCCTCGCTCACCG GGGAGAACGTGCGGGATTTCTTCTTCCGCGTGGCGGCACTGACCTTCGAGAGCAGCGTGCTGGCCGAGCTGGAGCGCAGCAGCGCCCGCAAGATCGGCGACACCGTGC gCATCAGCAGCAACGAGAGCGACCTGTACCTGTCGGCACCCCGCAAGAAACCCAAGTGCTGCCAGTGA
- the RAB34 gene encoding ras-related protein Rab-34 isoform X1 produces MLCMGTWGQLGHGDIATPCSLCPQALRWLSSSPRSPRPPRRPRGTMNVLAPVRRDRVIADLPPCFRKEAALHARPAFHPTVASACQEQRTGTVGFKISKIIVVGDLSVGKTCLINRFCKDTFDKNYKATIGVDFEMERFEVLGVPFSLQLWDTAGQERFKCIASTYYRGAQAIVIVFDVNDVASLEHTRQWLADALKENDPSNVILFLVGSKKDLSTPAQYSLMEKDALKVAQEMQAEYWAVSSLTGENVRDFFFRVAALTFESSVLAELERSSARKIGDTVRISSNESDLYLSAPRKKPKCCQ; encoded by the exons ATGCTGtgcatggggacgtggggacaactgggacacggggacatcgcCACTCCctgctccctctgtccccaggctTTGCGGTGGCTCTCGTCCAGTCCCCGCTCACCCCGGCCACCCAGGCGGCCCCGCGGGACGATGAACGTGCTGGCTCCGGTCCGCAGGGACAGGGTCATCGCCGACCTGCCCCCG TGTTTTCGGAAGGAGGCCGCCCTGCACGCCCGCCCTGCCTTCCACCCCACGGTGGCCAGCGCTTGCCAGGAGCAGCGGACGGGCACCGTGGG gttCAAGATCTCCAAGATCATCGTGGTGGGGGACCTCTCGGTGGGGAAGACCTGCCTGATCAACCG cttttgcaAAGACACCTTCGATAAGAACTACAAGGCGACCATCGGGGTGGATTTCGAGATGGAGCGGTTCgaggtgctgggggtgccctTCAGCCTGCAGCT GTGGGACACGGCCGGCCAGGAGCGCTTCAAGTGCATCGCCTCCACCTACTACCGGGGAGCGCAAG ccatcGTCATCGTCTTCGACGTCAACGACGTGGCATCCCTGGAGCACACGCG GCAGTGGCTGGCTGATGCCCTGAAGGAGAACGACCCATCCAACGTCATCCTCTTCTTGGTGGGCTCCAAGAAGGACCTGAGC ACGCCGGCGCAGTACAGCCTGATGGAGAAGGATGCTCTGAAGGTGGCCCAGGAGATGCAGGCGGAGTATTGGGCTGTCTCCTCGCTCACCG GGGAGAACGTGCGGGATTTCTTCTTCCGCGTGGCGGCACTGACCTTCGAGAGCAGCGTGCTGGCCGAGCTGGAGCGCAGCAGCGCCCGCAAGATCGGCGACACCGTGC gCATCAGCAGCAACGAGAGCGACCTGTACCTGTCGGCACCCCGCAAGAAACCCAAGTGCTGCCAGTGA
- the PROCA1 gene encoding protein PROCA1: MRGAIRRPHGGGLRGAMCAPGLLCRLLLLLLLLLLAAAPGAAPGTGAAPPGRPRARRGLTYPGTLWCGAGSNADAYEQLGEHRDTDRCCRDHDHCQHVIHPFTARYGYRNLRWHTISHCDCDRRLKECLRRVNDTASRVVGQAFFNVIQVPCFEFAYKEECVEPYLYVWCKAYNTVAIAVPREPVLYEFGGELIDRAARPGGVPLSPPWSSTGGGAVPADHRARPKAAKKERKGKKKDKKKKGKGLKKKDPSENGELSHPAAALSVGQDPRAPLPDLGETANAVLSDALARESLGGEPSLAPPSPVPTASGKRRRKERNRKKRRKSQAEAEPGRELRP, translated from the exons aTGCGCGGGGCTATAAGGCGGCCTCACGGCGGCGGGTTGCGCGGTGCCATGTGCgccccggggctgctctgccgcctccttctcctcctcctcctcctcctgctggcagcCGCCCCCGGAGCGGCCCCTGGCACCGGAGCGGCCCCGCCGGGACGACCCCGTGCCCGCCGTGGGCTCACCTACCCCGGGACGCTGTGGTGCGGTGCGGGCAGCAATGCGGATGCCTACGAGCAGCTGG GGGAACACCGGGACACGGACCGGTGCTGCCGGGACCATGACCACTGCCAGCATGTCATCCACCCCTTCACCGCCCGCTACGGGTACCGCAACCTGCGCTGGCACACCATCAGCCACTGCGACTGCGACCGCCG GTTGAAGGAGTGCCTGCGGCGGGTGAACGACACGGCCTCGCGGGTGGTGGGACAGGCCTTCTTCAACGTCATCCAGGTGCCCTGCTTCGAGTTCGCCTACAAGGAGGAGTGCGTGGAGCCCTACCTCTACGTCTG GTGCAAGGCATACAACACGGTGGCCATCGCGGTGCCCAGGGAGCCGGTGCTGTATGAATTCGGTGGGGAGCTGATCGACCGGGCAGCGAGGCCCGGGGGGGTCCCTCTGAGCCCCCCGTGGAGCAGCACGGGCGGAGGAGCCGTCCCCGCAGACCATCGCGCCCGGCCCAAGGCAGccaagaaagagaggaaggggaagaagaaagacaagaaaaagaaggggaaaggtcTGAAAAAGAAAGACCCTTCCGAAAATGGGGAGCTCAGCCATCCCGCAGCCGCTCTCTCCGTGGGGCAGGACCCACGGGCCCCACTGCCGGACTTGGGCGAAACGGCCAACGCCGTCCTGAGCGACGCCCTGGCGCGGGAGAGCTTGGGTGGGGAGCCATCCctggcccccccatccccggtCCCCACCGCCAgcgggaagaggaggaggaaggagaggaacagaaaGAAGAGGCGGAAAAGCCAAGCTGAGGCCGAGCCTGGACGAGAGCTGCGGCCATGA
- the LOC134518404 gene encoding adenine phosphoribosyltransferase-like isoform X1, producing the protein MDLCHVPTTREKGWYLALMAPNVKGRNYAWLDPSRLYCHPQGLQDCVGDLLQPFQGDPIDMVAGIDAMGFILGAAAAAVLQKGFLAIRKAGHLCVQTLAQPYTDYSGREKVMEVRTDAISPGLRILLVDQWVETGGTMRAAIQLVERLGGVVAGVAAICIEDSEGGRWIRERYKCAHCVPPILQPRFDRHQFGWD; encoded by the exons ATGGACCTGTGCCATGTCCCCACCACCCGAGAGAAGGGCTGGTACCTGGCGCTGATGGCCCCCAACGTCAAGGGTCGCAACTACGCCTGGCTGGACCCCTCCCGGCTCTACTGCCACCCGCAA GGCCTGCAGGACTGCGTGGGCGACCTGCTGCAGCCCTTCCAGGGAGACCCCATCGACATGGTGGCCGGTATCGACGCCATGGGCTTCATCCTGG gcgctgccgccgccgccgtgctGCAGAAAGGCTTCCTGGCCATCCGCAAAGCCGGGCACCTCTGCGTGCAGACGCTGGCGCAGCCCTACACCGACTACTCGGGCCGAGAGAAGGTGATGGAGGTCCGCACTGATGCCATCTCGCCGG gtCTGCGCATCCTCCTGGTGGACCAGTGGGTGGAAACCGGGGGCACCATGCGAGCGGCCATCCAGCTGGTGGAGCGGCTGGGGGGGGTCGTGGCAG GTGTTGCCGCCATCTGCATCGAGGACAGCGAGGGCGGGCGGTGGATCCGGGAGCGCTACAAGTGTGCCCACTGCGTCccccccatcctgcagccccGCTTCGACCGCCACCAGTTCGGCTGGGACTGA